The stretch of DNA TTTATAATTTTGTAAATGGTGGTGCCGCCATAAATATTTTCAGCAATACCAATAACCTAAACTTAAAGATAGTTGACGCCGGAGTAAACCATAAGTTCCCTGAAGCACTTGATATTATTAATGCTAAAATTGATTTTGGCACTAATAACTATCAGGAAGAACCCGCTATGACATTAGAACAATGCGAAAAGGCTATTAATAAAAGTGGTAACATTATTTCTAAACTTAAAAACGAAGGCACAAACACCATTGGTTTTGGAGAAATGGGAATTAGCAACACCTCTTCTGCAGCGTTACTTATGTCATATTTTACAAAAATGCCTATTTCTGAATGTGTAGGTGCAGGCACAGGATTAAATAAAGAAGGCATCAGTAAAAAACAACAAATCTTATCTGAAGTTTTAAAAAAACACAATCCCAAAAATGCTTTAGAAGCTGTATCAATTTTTGGTGGTTTTGAAATAGCCATGCTTTGTGGTGCTATTTTAAAAGCAGCAGAACTAAAAATGATCATAGTTGTTGACGGATTTATTGTAACTGCCGCCTTATTGGCCGCGCAGGCAATAAATAAAAATGTTTTAGACTATTGTGTATTTGCTCATAATTCAAATGAAAAAGGACACATAAAAATGTTAGCCTTTTTAAATGCAAAACCGCTATTATCTTTAGGCTTAAGACTAGGTGAAGGTACAGGAGCTGCATTAGCAATACCACTATTACAAGCATCGGTGAATTTTTTAAATAATATGGCGAGTTTTGATACGGCCGGGGTAAGCGAGGAAACTGTAGCTAATTAGAAATGAGTATGGTTAAAAATTAATTAATACAAACAGATGAAAAAGGAACTCCAAATTTTCTTAACAGCCGTCATGTTTTTTACAAGAATTCCTTGCCCGAGGTGGGTAGATCACAATCCCGAATATCTTTCAAAAAGTGCTAAGTATTTTTCGCTAGTCGGTGTTATTGTTGGTAGTATAGGCGCTTTAGTTTTTTATGGTTTTTCTTTTATTCTTTCTACAGAAATAGCACTTTTACTTAGCATGGTTGCTACCATATACATAACAGGAGCATTTCATGAGGATGGTTTCGCAGATGTTTGTGACGGATTTGGAGGTGGATGGACTAAAGAAAAAATTCTTCTTATTATGAAGGATTCCCGCTTAGGAACCTATGGTGTCACTGGGCTGATGTTAATGCTTGCCATTAAATTTTCAGCACTAAGAGAGGTTCCTATTCATTTTATTCCAATAACGATCATTGCAGGACATAGTTTAAGTAGGTTTATAGCAACTACATTAATTTACACACATCCTTATGTTAGAGATGCTGAGGATAGTAAAGCAAAACCAGCCGCAAAAAATATCACTATAAATATGCTCCTTATTAGTGCTATGTTTGGGGTAACGCCATTATTATTTTTCAATAAACCTTTAATTTTCATAGCTATTATTCCATGTTATTTAGCAAAAATCTATCTAGGCACTAAATTTAAGAAATGGTTAGGTGGACAAACAGGAGATTGCGCAGGAGCTGTCCAGCAGTTATGTGAAATTGTATTTTATTTAAGTGTCGTAGCCTTATGGAAATTTATATAATTAGACATACAACTCCCAACATTGAAAAAGGAGTTTGTTACGGACAAACCGATCTAAACTTAGTTGACACTTATCTTGAAGAATTTAAAACTATAAAACAACAAATCCCTAATAGCAAAAAATGTACTATAAAAAGTAGCCCGTTAAAACGATGTGCGTTGTTAGCAAATCATTTAGGATCTCCTGTCCTTTTTGATGATCGTTTAAAAGAACTTGATTTTGGAGATTGGGAAATGAAACCATGGAATGATATTTCTGAAGAAATATTAAACCCCTGGATGGAAGATTTTGTATATACCAGAGTTCCTAATGGAGAATCCTATATTGATTTGGCATCAAGAATAAATAGTTTCTTTGAAGACATTATAAAATCACATGATAAACAGCCTCTAATAATAGTAAGCCATGCTGGCCCTATACGAGCATTTCTTTCATCTGTTTTAAACATTTCTTTAGAGAAATCATTTCGTATTAAAATTCAATACGGTGATGTTTTTCATCTTAAAAAAGAAGATAATTCGTTAAAGCTTATTTCTGAAATTAAAATATAACCCGTTTTTAATAAATACTAATTCAGTAAAATTATAATTATCGGAAGACTATAGTTTTTCAAAAAAAATAAAGACCTTTAGACCTTAATTACTTTTCCATGCGTTTTTTAATTCTTTTAGTAACATGTTCTGTACTTCTTACATCCTGTAAAAAGGAGAATCGACAAACAGCGGTTTCTATAAATAAATCAGAGGGAACTGAAGAAATTATTAGTTACGCTAAAGGCTTCTCCATTACTAATTATGAAGATTATAAAAAAGTGGTTGTTAATTCCGCATGGCCAAATAGCAATAAAATCTTTACTTATTTATTAGTAAATAAAGGCAAAAAACGACCAAAGCATGATAACAATACTAAAATAATAGAAATACCAATAAAAACCCTTGTTGCTGTTTCTACAACCAATATTTCTATTTTGGATTATTTGGGAGTGGGCAACAGTTTAATTGGTTTTCCCAATACAAAATACATTTGCTCTGAAAAAGCAAGGAAACGTGTAGATAATGGAGACATTAAAGAATTAGGTAACGATTTAGAGCTCAACATTGAATTACTTTTAGAGTTAAATCCAGAAATGGTACTCGGTTTTTCGGTTAATGGGGTTAATAAAAAATTAGATCAAATAGAGAAATTAGGCATTCCAGTAGTCCTCGATGGTGCTTGGACTGAGCAACACCCTTTAGGAAGATCTGAATGGATTAAATTTGTAGCGGCATTTTATAATAAAGAAAAAGAAGCCGATTCCATTTTTAAAACTATAGAAGCCAATTATTTAAAAGCAAAAGAAGCAGCAAAAAATATCGTTAGA from Flavivirga spongiicola encodes:
- the cobT gene encoding nicotinate-nucleotide--dimethylbenzimidazole phosphoribosyltransferase, whose amino-acid sequence is MTHTITSINNSKLKLELQKKIDLKTKPLGALGLLEHLALKIGCIQNTLNPEISSPSIVVFAGDHGIATKGEVNPFPQEVTAQMVYNFVNGGAAINIFSNTNNLNLKIVDAGVNHKFPEALDIINAKIDFGTNNYQEEPAMTLEQCEKAINKSGNIISKLKNEGTNTIGFGEMGISNTSSAALLMSYFTKMPISECVGAGTGLNKEGISKKQQILSEVLKKHNPKNALEAVSIFGGFEIAMLCGAILKAAELKMIIVVDGFIVTAALLAAQAINKNVLDYCVFAHNSNEKGHIKMLAFLNAKPLLSLGLRLGEGTGAALAIPLLQASVNFLNNMASFDTAGVSEETVAN
- a CDS encoding adenosylcobinamide-GDP ribazoletransferase; its protein translation is MKKELQIFLTAVMFFTRIPCPRWVDHNPEYLSKSAKYFSLVGVIVGSIGALVFYGFSFILSTEIALLLSMVATIYITGAFHEDGFADVCDGFGGGWTKEKILLIMKDSRLGTYGVTGLMLMLAIKFSALREVPIHFIPITIIAGHSLSRFIATTLIYTHPYVRDAEDSKAKPAAKNITINMLLISAMFGVTPLLFFNKPLIFIAIIPCYLAKIYLGTKFKKWLGGQTGDCAGAVQQLCEIVFYLSVVALWKFI
- the cobC gene encoding alpha-ribazole phosphatase, with the protein product MEIYIIRHTTPNIEKGVCYGQTDLNLVDTYLEEFKTIKQQIPNSKKCTIKSSPLKRCALLANHLGSPVLFDDRLKELDFGDWEMKPWNDISEEILNPWMEDFVYTRVPNGESYIDLASRINSFFEDIIKSHDKQPLIIVSHAGPIRAFLSSVLNISLEKSFRIKIQYGDVFHLKKEDNSLKLISEIKI
- a CDS encoding ABC transporter substrate-binding protein; the protein is MRFLILLVTCSVLLTSCKKENRQTAVSINKSEGTEEIISYAKGFSITNYEDYKKVVVNSAWPNSNKIFTYLLVNKGKKRPKHDNNTKIIEIPIKTLVAVSTTNISILDYLGVGNSLIGFPNTKYICSEKARKRVDNGDIKELGNDLELNIELLLELNPEMVLGFSVNGVNKKLDQIEKLGIPVVLDGAWTEQHPLGRSEWIKFVAAFYNKEKEADSIFKTIEANYLKAKEAAKNIVRKPTVMSGSTFKDIWSVPGGKSFIAKYLEDANTDYLWKENDSNGSIQLNFENVLEKAQNAELWIGSGNFDTKKEMLYEHKGYAFFDAYKNNNVYTYTEKKGAKGGLFYYELGTLRPDLILKDFIKIAHPELLNDYELFFFKRLK